The following coding sequences lie in one Phaenicophaeus curvirostris isolate KB17595 chromosome 5, BPBGC_Pcur_1.0, whole genome shotgun sequence genomic window:
- the TGFB3 gene encoding transforming growth factor beta-3 proprotein, with protein MRLLAGVRSAGSGEAAACAPPAAAAPRGSRPGGPVAAAAPSRVKMCVQRALVLLSLLSFATVSLSLSSCTTLDLDHIKKKRVEAIRGQILSKLRLTSPPEAVGPAHVPYQILALYNSTRELLEEMEEEKEESCSQDNTESEYYAKEIHKFDMIQGLPEHNELGICPKGVTSNVFRFNVSSAEKNSTNLFRAEFRVLRVPNPSSKRSEQRIELFQILRPDEHIAKQRYLSGRNVQTRGSPEWLSFDVTETVREWLLHRESNLGLEISIHCPCHTFQPNGDILENLHEVLEIKFKGIDSEDDYGRGDLGRLKKQKDLHNPHLILMMLPPHRLESPTLGGQRKKRALDTNYCFRNLEENCCVRPLYIDFRQDLGWKWVHEPKGYFANFCSGPCPYLRSADTTHSTVLGLYNTLNPEASASPCCVPQDLEPLTILYYVGRTPKVEQLSNMVVKSCKCS; from the exons ATGCGCCTCCTCGCCGGGGTTCGGTCCGCGGGATCCGGGGAGGCCGCCGCCTGCgctccgcccgccgccgccgcgccccggGGGTCTCGGCCGGGGGGCCccgtcgccgccgccgccccctcGCGAGTGAAGATGTGCGTGCAAAGGGCTCTGGTGCTGCTGTCCCTGCTGAGCTTCGCCACCGTGAGCCTCTCGCTGTCCTCCTGCACCACCTTGGACCTGGACcacatcaagaagaagagggtgGAGGCGATCCGGGGGCAGATCCTGAGCAAGCTGCGGCTCACGAGCCCCCCGGAGGCCGTGGGGCCGGCACACGTGCCCTACCAGATCCTGGCGCTCTATAACAGCACccgggagctgctggaggagatggaggaggagaaggaggagagctGCTCTCAGGACAACACCGAGTCCGAATACTATGCCAAAGAGATCCATAAATTTGACATGATCCAGGGCCTCCCCGAGCACA ATGAGCTGGGCATTTGTCCAAAAGGTGTCACATCCAATGTGTTCCGCTTTAATGTGTCCTCGGCAGAAAAGAACAGCACCAACTTGTTCCGAGCTGAGTTTCGAGTGCTGCGTGTGCCCAACCCAAGCTCCAAACGCAGCGAGCAGCGCATTGAGCTCTTCCAG ATCCTTCGGCCGGATGAGCACATAGCAAAGCAGCGCTACCTCAGCGGCAGGAACGTGCAGACACGGGGCTCCCCTGAGTGGCTCTCCTTTGATGTCACCGAGACTGTGCGAGAGTGGCTTCTGCACAGAG AGTCCAACCTGGGCCTGGAAATTAGCATACACTGTCCTTGCCATACTTTTCAGCCCAATGGGGACATCTTGGAGAATCTGCACGAGGTCTTGGAGATCAAGTTCAAAG GCATTGACAGTGAGGATGACTATGGCCGTGGGGACTTGGGGCGCCTGAAGAAGCAAAAAGACTTGCATAATCCCCATCTCATCTTGATGATGTTACCCCCACATCGGCTGGAGAGCCCAACGTTGGGAggccagagaaagaaaagggccCTGGATACCAACTACTGTTTTCG GAACTTGGAGGAGAACTGCTGCGTGCGTCCTCTGTACATCGACTTCCGACAGGACCTTGGCTGGAAATGGGTCCATGAGCCTAAGGGCTACTTTGCTAACTTTTGTTCAGGCCCTTGTCCATACCTCCGCAGTGCAGACACCACTCACAGCACG GTGCTGGGCTTATACAACACGCTGAACCCTGAGGCTTCTGCTTCACCCTGCTGTGTCCCCCAGGACCTGGAGCCGCTCACTATCTTGTACTATGTCGGGAGGACCCCCAAAGTGGAGCAGCTCTCCAACATGGTGGTGAAATCCTGCAAGTGCAGCTGA